A region of Streptomyces sp. NBC_01788 DNA encodes the following proteins:
- the mraY gene encoding phospho-N-acetylmuramoyl-pentapeptide-transferase yields MKQILFAGVIGLFLTLVGTPLLIKLLARKGYGQYIRDDGPREHASKRGTPTMGGIAFILATVAAYFLSKVITGYTPTYSGLLVLGLMVGMGLVGFLDDYIKIVKRRSLGLRAKAKMAGQLTVGIAFAVLALQFSDNRGNTPASTKLSFITDFGWTIGPVLFVIWALFMILAMSNGVNLTDGLDGLATGASVLVFGAYTFIGVWQFQESCANAMTLTNPNACYEVRDPLDLAVVSSALMGACLGFLWWNTSPAKVFMGDTGSLALGGVLAGLAICSRTELLLALLGGLFVLITMSVVIQVGSFRLTGKRVFRMAPLQHHFELKGWSEVLIVVRFWIIQGICVIVGLGLFYAGWAADK; encoded by the coding sequence ATGAAGCAGATCCTGTTCGCGGGAGTCATTGGCCTCTTCCTGACGCTGGTCGGCACCCCGCTGCTGATCAAGCTCCTGGCCCGCAAGGGCTACGGCCAGTACATCCGCGACGACGGCCCGCGTGAGCACGCCAGCAAGCGCGGTACGCCGACCATGGGTGGTATCGCCTTCATCCTGGCCACGGTCGCCGCCTACTTCCTGTCCAAGGTGATCACCGGCTACACCCCGACCTACTCGGGTCTGCTGGTGCTCGGCCTGATGGTCGGCATGGGCCTGGTCGGCTTCCTCGACGACTACATCAAGATCGTCAAGCGCCGTTCGCTGGGCCTGCGCGCCAAGGCGAAGATGGCCGGCCAGCTGACCGTCGGCATCGCCTTCGCGGTGCTCGCGCTGCAGTTCTCCGACAACCGCGGCAACACCCCAGCCTCCACGAAGCTGTCGTTCATCACCGACTTCGGCTGGACGATCGGCCCCGTGCTGTTCGTGATCTGGGCGCTGTTCATGATTCTCGCGATGTCGAACGGCGTGAACCTCACCGATGGTCTGGACGGTCTCGCCACCGGCGCCTCCGTCCTGGTCTTCGGCGCCTACACCTTCATCGGCGTCTGGCAGTTCCAGGAGTCCTGCGCCAACGCGATGACCCTGACCAACCCCAACGCCTGCTACGAGGTGCGTGACCCGCTCGACCTCGCGGTCGTCTCCTCCGCGCTCATGGGCGCCTGCCTGGGCTTCCTGTGGTGGAACACCTCGCCCGCCAAGGTCTTCATGGGCGACACCGGTTCGCTCGCGCTCGGCGGTGTGCTCGCGGGCCTGGCGATCTGCTCCCGCACCGAGCTGCTGCTCGCGCTGCTGGGCGGCCTGTTCGTGCTGATCACCATGTCGGTGGTGATCCAGGTCGGCTCCTTCCGGCTCACCGGAAAGCGTGTCTTCCGGATGGCGCCGCTCCAGCACCACTTCGAACTCAAGGGCTGGTCCGAAGTGCTCATCGTGGTCCGTTTCTGGATCATCCAGGGCATCTGTGTGATTGTCGGACTGGGCCTCTTCTACGCGGGATGGGCAGCGGACAAGTGA
- a CDS encoding UDP-N-acetylmuramoyl-tripeptide--D-alanyl-D-alanine ligase: MIALSLAEIAAAVGGKTYDIPDPSAEVTGPVVRDSREVVPGSLFVAFVGERVDGHDFAAAVVEAGAAAVLASRPVGVPAIVVEDVQAALGALARHVVERLGATLVALTGSAGKTSTKDLVAQVLRRKAPTVFTPGSLNNEIGLPLTALSATEETRFLVLEMGARGIGHIRYLTGLTPPRVGLVLNVGTAHIGEFGGREQIAQAKGELVESLPAAEDGGTAILNADDPLVRAMASRTKAKVILFGESGEADVRAENVRLTDSGQPAFRLHTPSGASDVTMRLYGEHHVSNALAAAAVAHELGMSATEIATALSEAGSLSRWRMEVTERPDGVTVVNDAYNANPESMRAALRALAAMGAGRRTWAVLGKMAELGDEALAEHDAVGRLAVRLNVSKLVAVGGREASWLQLGAYNEGSWGEESVHVSDAQAAIDLLRSELRPGDVVLVKASRSVGLESVAQALLENGAEGEVAAR, from the coding sequence GTGATCGCCCTCTCCCTCGCCGAGATCGCAGCAGCCGTCGGCGGGAAGACGTACGACATACCGGATCCGTCCGCGGAGGTCACCGGGCCGGTGGTCCGCGACTCCCGCGAGGTGGTGCCCGGCAGCCTCTTCGTCGCCTTCGTCGGCGAGCGCGTGGACGGCCACGACTTCGCCGCGGCCGTCGTCGAGGCGGGCGCGGCCGCCGTGCTGGCGTCCCGCCCCGTCGGCGTGCCCGCGATCGTCGTCGAGGACGTGCAGGCCGCCCTCGGCGCCCTCGCCCGCCACGTCGTCGAACGGCTGGGCGCGACCCTCGTCGCCCTCACCGGCTCCGCGGGCAAGACGAGCACCAAGGACCTCGTCGCGCAGGTGCTGCGGCGCAAGGCGCCGACCGTGTTCACGCCCGGCTCCCTCAACAACGAGATCGGGCTGCCGCTGACCGCGCTGAGCGCCACCGAGGAGACGAGGTTCCTCGTGCTGGAGATGGGCGCCCGCGGCATCGGCCACATCCGCTACCTGACCGGGCTGACCCCGCCGAGGGTCGGCCTGGTGCTCAACGTCGGCACCGCCCACATCGGCGAGTTCGGCGGCCGTGAGCAGATCGCCCAGGCGAAGGGCGAGTTGGTGGAGAGCCTGCCCGCGGCCGAGGACGGCGGAACCGCGATCCTGAACGCCGACGACCCGTTGGTACGGGCCATGGCCTCCCGTACGAAGGCGAAGGTGATCCTTTTCGGAGAGTCCGGCGAAGCGGACGTACGCGCAGAGAACGTGAGACTCACGGACAGCGGACAGCCCGCCTTCAGGCTTCACACACCCTCCGGTGCAAGCGATGTGACGATGCGCCTGTACGGTGAGCATCACGTGTCGAACGCGCTCGCCGCGGCCGCCGTCGCCCATGAGCTGGGCATGTCCGCAACTGAGATCGCGACCGCGCTCTCCGAGGCGGGCTCCCTCTCCCGCTGGCGGATGGAGGTCACCGAGCGCCCGGACGGCGTGACGGTCGTCAACGACGCCTACAACGCCAACCCCGAGTCCATGCGAGCCGCTCTGCGCGCGCTCGCGGCCATGGGCGCGGGACGGCGGACCTGGGCGGTGCTCGGCAAGATGGCCGAGCTCGGGGACGAGGCGCTCGCCGAGCACGACGCGGTCGGACGGCTGGCCGTCCGGCTCAACGTCAGCAAGCTCGTCGCGGTCGGGGGCAGGGAAGCGTCCTGGCTGCAACTGGGCGCATATAACGAGGGTTCGTGGGGTGAGGAGTCGGTGCACGTGTCCGACGCACAGGCGGCGATCGACCTGTTGCGCAGCGAGTTGCGCCCGGGGGACGTCGTTCTCGTGAAGGCGTCCCGTTCGGTCGGCCTCGAGAGTGTCGCCCAGGCGCTGCTCGAGAACGGTGCCGAGGGTGAGGTCGCAGCCCGATGA
- a CDS encoding UDP-N-acetylmuramoyl-L-alanyl-D-glutamate--2,6-diaminopimelate ligase, whose product MTYPGPPRPARVSAAPLAELADQLGVTAPDGAAEVMGITHDSRAVRPGDLYAALPGARTHGADFVTQAASLGAVAVLTDPSGVERAAATGLPVLAVDDPRGRMGELAATIYGRPGRDLLQIGITGTSGKTTTAYLVEGGLRTVKSTGLIGTVEMRIGDERIKSERTTPEATDLQALFAVMRERGVEAVAMEVSSHALVLGRVDGCVFDIAVFTNLSPEHMEFHSGMEDYFQAKAQLFTPERSRLGVVNIDDEYGRRLIREATVPVVTYSAEGHPDADWRAEDVQIGPVDSAFTVVGPEGRRIAARSPLPGPFNVANTLAAVVALAAAGLDAQSAADGIAAVPGVPGRLERVDVGQPYLAVVDYAHKTDAVESVLKALRKVTKGRLHIVLGCGGDRDQTKRAPMGAAAARLADIVVLTSDNPRSEDPLAILATMLEGAASVPAHERGEVLLFEERAAAIAAAVDRAQPGDTVLVAGKGHEQGQDIAGVVRPFDDRQVLREAIQKTQG is encoded by the coding sequence GTGACATATCCGGGACCGCCGCGACCGGCTCGGGTCTCCGCCGCCCCCCTCGCGGAGCTCGCCGATCAGCTGGGGGTCACCGCTCCGGACGGCGCCGCCGAGGTCATGGGCATCACCCACGACTCGCGCGCCGTGCGCCCCGGCGACCTGTACGCGGCCCTGCCCGGCGCCCGCACCCACGGCGCCGACTTCGTCACCCAGGCGGCGAGCCTGGGCGCGGTCGCCGTGCTCACCGACCCGTCCGGCGTCGAGCGCGCCGCCGCCACCGGCCTGCCGGTCCTGGCCGTGGACGACCCACGCGGGCGGATGGGCGAGCTGGCGGCCACGATCTACGGCCGGCCAGGGCGCGACCTGCTCCAGATCGGCATCACCGGCACCTCCGGCAAGACCACCACCGCCTACCTCGTCGAGGGCGGCCTGCGGACCGTGAAGTCCACCGGACTGATCGGCACCGTCGAGATGCGCATCGGTGACGAGCGCATCAAGTCCGAGCGCACCACCCCCGAGGCCACCGACCTCCAGGCCCTGTTCGCGGTGATGCGTGAGCGCGGGGTCGAGGCGGTCGCCATGGAGGTCTCCAGCCACGCCCTGGTGCTCGGCCGCGTCGACGGCTGCGTCTTCGACATCGCTGTCTTCACCAACCTCAGCCCGGAGCACATGGAGTTCCACTCCGGCATGGAGGACTACTTCCAGGCCAAGGCGCAGCTGTTCACGCCGGAGCGCAGCAGGCTCGGCGTGGTCAACATCGACGACGAGTACGGGCGCCGGCTGATCAGGGAGGCCACGGTCCCGGTCGTCACCTACTCCGCCGAGGGCCACCCCGACGCCGACTGGCGCGCCGAGGACGTCCAGATCGGCCCGGTCGACTCCGCCTTCACCGTGGTCGGTCCCGAGGGCCGGCGGATCGCCGCCAGATCGCCGCTGCCGGGCCCGTTCAACGTCGCCAACACGCTGGCCGCCGTGGTCGCCCTGGCCGCCGCGGGCCTCGATGCGCAGTCCGCCGCCGACGGCATCGCAGCCGTTCCGGGCGTACCGGGCCGTCTGGAGCGCGTCGACGTCGGCCAGCCGTACCTCGCGGTCGTCGACTACGCGCACAAGACGGACGCCGTGGAGTCTGTCCTCAAGGCGCTGCGCAAGGTCACCAAGGGACGGCTGCACATCGTGCTCGGCTGCGGCGGGGACCGCGACCAGACCAAACGCGCGCCGATGGGCGCCGCCGCGGCCCGGCTCGCCGACATCGTCGTGCTGACCTCCGACAACCCCCGCTCCGAGGATCCCCTGGCGATCCTCGCCACCATGCTCGAGGGCGCGGCCTCGGTGCCCGCGCACGAGCGCGGCGAGGTCCTCCTCTTCGAGGAGCGGGCCGCCGCGATCGCCGCCGCCGTCGACCGCGCGCAGCCCGGGGACACCGTGCTGGTCGCGGGCAAGGGCCATGAACAGGGCCAGGACATCGCCGGAGTGGTCCGTCCCTTCGACGACCGCCAGGTGCTTCGCGAAGCTATCCAGAAGACCCAGGGATGA
- a CDS encoding peptidoglycan D,D-transpeptidase FtsI family protein — MSDREPPRRRVPGPAGPARPAARQRPGPGPGARPARRPAPARPQAARIRLGSPRPRLRLVTLALTLVLLVFAVRLLQVQAFDASAYAAKAEENRYVVHTLAAERGRITDRNGVDLATSVDADDITADPTMFTRAQLGIGDGPEQAAALLAPILGQDQAALAARLRTPNTRYVLLARRETPQVWKQIKDLKTALVKKAQKDKATVNVLAGVFSDPSSKRVYPNGDLAAGILGWVNAEGKGGGGVEQQLNEQLAGKPGKIRYAQSGGREVPTAGSTETRAVPGSDTELTIDRDIQWAAQNAIAEQVAKSGADRGYVIVQDTRTGEILAMANSPGFDPGDLAHANPSALGNAALQDAYEPGSTAKVMSMAAVLEENAATPLTHVVVPNRLHRGDRLFQDDVDHATWYLTLNGVLAKSSNIGTILATGQLGGTQPEANKVLYSYLRKFGIGEPTGLGFPGETRGILAPPDKWSTSQQFTIPFGQGFAINAVQAASVYSTIANGGVRVQPTLVRGTKGADGRFTPAAKPESTRVVSARTAKTLAQMLESVVDDEQGTGVKARIPGYRVAGKTGTANRVDPDTGRYHGYTSSFAGFAPADNPRVTVYCAIQNATKGSYFGGQICGPIYKEVMEFALKTLQVPPTGAQAANLPVDFKP; from the coding sequence GTGTCCGACAGGGAACCGCCGCGTCGCCGGGTGCCCGGACCCGCCGGGCCGGCGCGGCCGGCCGCCCGGCAGCGCCCCGGCCCCGGCCCCGGTGCCCGGCCGGCCCGCCGTCCGGCCCCGGCCCGCCCCCAGGCCGCGCGCATCCGGCTCGGCAGCCCCCGCCCGCGGTTGCGCCTGGTCACTCTGGCGCTGACCCTGGTGCTGCTCGTCTTCGCCGTACGGCTGCTGCAGGTGCAGGCCTTCGACGCGAGCGCGTACGCCGCCAAGGCCGAGGAGAACCGGTACGTGGTGCACACCCTGGCCGCCGAGCGGGGCCGCATCACCGACCGCAACGGCGTCGACCTGGCGACCAGCGTGGACGCCGACGACATCACCGCCGACCCCACCATGTTCACCCGCGCCCAGCTCGGCATCGGCGACGGCCCCGAGCAGGCGGCCGCGCTGCTCGCCCCGATCCTCGGCCAGGACCAGGCGGCCCTCGCCGCCAGGCTCCGCACGCCGAACACCCGCTACGTCCTGCTCGCCCGCCGCGAGACCCCGCAGGTCTGGAAGCAGATCAAGGACCTGAAGACGGCCCTAGTGAAGAAGGCCCAGAAGGACAAGGCCACCGTCAACGTGCTCGCCGGCGTCTTCTCCGACCCCAGCAGCAAGCGGGTCTATCCCAACGGCGACCTCGCCGCCGGGATACTGGGCTGGGTCAACGCCGAGGGCAAGGGCGGCGGCGGTGTGGAGCAGCAGCTGAACGAGCAGCTGGCCGGCAAGCCCGGCAAGATCCGCTACGCCCAGTCCGGCGGCCGCGAGGTGCCCACCGCGGGCTCCACCGAGACCCGCGCGGTGCCCGGCTCCGACACCGAGCTCACCATCGACCGCGACATCCAGTGGGCCGCCCAGAACGCCATCGCCGAGCAGGTGGCGAAGTCCGGGGCGGACCGCGGCTACGTCATCGTCCAGGACACCCGCACCGGCGAGATCCTTGCCATGGCCAACTCCCCGGGCTTCGACCCGGGCGACCTGGCCCACGCCAACCCGTCCGCGCTGGGCAACGCCGCCCTCCAGGACGCCTACGAGCCCGGCTCCACCGCCAAGGTCATGTCCATGGCCGCCGTACTGGAGGAGAACGCGGCGACTCCGCTCACCCACGTCGTCGTGCCCAACCGGCTGCACCGCGGCGACCGTCTCTTCCAGGACGACGTCGACCACGCCACCTGGTACCTCACCCTGAACGGAGTGCTCGCCAAGTCCAGCAACATCGGCACCATCCTGGCCACCGGCCAGCTCGGCGGGACGCAGCCGGAGGCCAACAAGGTCCTCTACTCCTATCTGCGCAAGTTCGGCATCGGCGAGCCGACCGGACTCGGCTTCCCCGGCGAGACCAGGGGCATCCTCGCTCCGCCCGACAAGTGGTCCACGTCGCAGCAGTTCACGATCCCGTTCGGCCAGGGCTTCGCCATCAACGCCGTACAGGCGGCCTCCGTCTACTCCACGATCGCCAACGGCGGAGTGCGGGTGCAGCCGACGCTGGTGCGCGGGACCAAGGGCGCCGACGGCCGCTTCACGCCGGCCGCCAAGCCGGAGAGCACACGGGTCGTGAGCGCCAGGACGGCGAAGACGCTCGCGCAGATGCTGGAGTCCGTGGTGGACGACGAGCAGGGCACCGGCGTCAAGGCGCGCATCCCCGGCTACCGGGTGGCGGGCAAGACCGGCACGGCCAACCGCGTGGATCCGGACACCGGCAGATACCACGGCTACACCTCCTCCTTCGCCGGGTTCGCGCCCGCCGACAACCCGCGCGTCACTGTCTACTGCGCGATCCAGAACGCCACCAAGGGCAGCTACTTCGGCGGCCAGATCTGCGGCCCGATCTACAAGGAGGTCATGGAGTTCGCGCTGAAGACGCTCCAGGTGCCGCCGACCGGCGCGCAGGCCGCGAACCTGCCCGTCGACTTCAAGCCGTGA
- a CDS encoding septum formation initiator family protein: MSRKPELRGRAARLARLFPAGRGQAARTPFVLLVVLLLGGGLIGLLMLNSALSEGAFQREGLQKDTKNLTDEEQALQRDIDSYSAPDALQLRARQLGMVPGGDPAFLNADGTVKGVPSAAPEPPPAEETPLSLLPPEALTPSPSTADATAPATTDTAPSTTNAVLPTTNAAPPPAQGPVPALGGTTPAAPATTPAPGR, encoded by the coding sequence GTGAGCAGGAAACCCGAACTGAGAGGCCGGGCCGCCCGGCTCGCCCGGCTCTTCCCGGCGGGCCGGGGGCAGGCCGCCCGCACCCCGTTCGTCCTCCTCGTCGTGCTGCTGCTCGGCGGTGGCCTCATCGGGCTGCTGATGCTGAACTCCGCGCTCAGCGAGGGCGCGTTCCAGCGGGAGGGGCTCCAGAAGGACACCAAGAACCTCACCGACGAGGAGCAGGCCCTCCAGCGGGACATCGACTCCTACTCCGCCCCGGACGCCCTCCAGCTCCGCGCCCGGCAACTGGGCATGGTGCCCGGCGGCGACCCGGCCTTCCTGAACGCCGACGGAACCGTCAAGGGCGTCCCCTCGGCCGCCCCGGAGCCGCCTCCCGCGGAGGAGACGCCGCTGTCGCTGCTGCCGCCCGAGGCGCTCACCCCCTCGCCGTCCACCGCGGACGCCACGGCCCCGGCAACCACGGACACCGCACCCTCCACCACGAACGCGGTACTCCCCACCACGAACGCGGCGCCGCCACCCGCCCAGGGCCCCGTCCCGGCCCTGGGCGGCACCACGCCCGCCGCCCCGGCCACGACCCCGGCCCCCGGCAGGTGA
- the rsmH gene encoding 16S rRNA (cytosine(1402)-N(4))-methyltransferase RsmH — translation MTDSRHVPVMLQRCLDLLAPALERPGAVVVDCTLGLGGHSEALLTRFPEARLVALDRDKEALRLSGERLAPFGDRATLVHAVYDELPDVLDRLGVPRVQGVLFDLGVSSMQLDEADRGFAYAQDAPLDMRMDQSTGISAAEVLNTYPPGELVRLLRAYGEEKQAKRIVAAVVREREKEPFTNSARLVELIRDALPQAAKRTGGNPAKRTFQALRIEVNGELAVLERAIPAAVKALDVGGRIAVLSYHSLEDRLVKQVFAAGAASTAPPGLPVVPERYQPRLKLLTRGAELPTEEEIAENRRAAPARLRGAERVRKDVE, via the coding sequence TTGACCGACAGCCGACACGTCCCCGTGATGCTCCAGCGGTGCCTGGACCTGCTGGCGCCCGCCCTGGAGCGGCCGGGAGCGGTGGTCGTCGACTGCACACTCGGCCTCGGCGGACACAGCGAGGCGCTGCTCACCCGCTTCCCCGAGGCGCGGCTGGTGGCCCTCGACCGGGACAAGGAGGCCCTGCGCCTGTCCGGGGAGCGCCTGGCACCCTTCGGCGACCGGGCCACCCTGGTGCACGCCGTCTACGACGAGCTGCCCGACGTGCTCGACCGCCTGGGCGTGCCGCGGGTACAGGGCGTCCTGTTCGACCTCGGGGTGTCCTCGATGCAGCTCGACGAGGCCGACCGCGGCTTCGCCTACGCGCAGGACGCGCCCCTGGACATGCGCATGGACCAGAGCACCGGGATCAGCGCCGCCGAGGTCCTCAACACCTACCCGCCCGGCGAGCTGGTCCGCCTGCTGCGGGCGTACGGCGAGGAGAAGCAGGCCAAGCGGATCGTGGCCGCCGTCGTGCGCGAGCGCGAGAAGGAGCCGTTCACCAACAGCGCCCGGCTGGTGGAGCTGATCCGCGACGCGCTGCCGCAGGCCGCCAAGCGCACCGGCGGCAACCCGGCCAAGCGCACCTTCCAGGCGCTGCGGATCGAGGTCAACGGCGAGCTCGCCGTGCTGGAGCGGGCGATCCCGGCCGCGGTGAAGGCGCTGGACGTCGGCGGGCGGATCGCCGTGCTGTCGTACCACTCCCTGGAGGACCGCCTGGTCAAGCAGGTGTTCGCGGCCGGTGCGGCGTCGACCGCGCCCCCGGGGCTCCCGGTCGTGCCCGAGCGCTACCAGCCCCGGCTCAAGCTGCTCACCCGCGGTGCCGAACTTCCCACCGAGGAGGAGATCGCCGAGAACCGGCGGGCGGCGCCGGCCCGGCTGCGCGGCGCCGAGCGCGTCAGGAAGGACGTCGAGTGA
- a CDS encoding beta-class carbonic anhydrase produces the protein MTTSASVPAGSEGAIDRRGTVTDRLAEANQQYAAAFTDPGMDARPVLRVAVVACMDARLDLHAALGLELGDCHTIRNAGGVVTDDVIRSLTISQRALGTRSVVLIHHTNCGLESLTEEFRHELEMEVGQRPAWAVEAFRDVDQDVRQSMQRVRTSPFLVHTDDVRGFVFDVRTGRLREIDPA, from the coding sequence ATGACGACTTCTGCATCAGTTCCTGCCGGGTCCGAGGGCGCCATAGACCGTCGTGGCACTGTCACCGACCGTCTCGCGGAGGCGAACCAGCAGTACGCCGCCGCGTTCACCGATCCGGGGATGGACGCCCGGCCCGTGCTGAGGGTCGCGGTCGTGGCCTGCATGGACGCCCGTCTCGACCTGCACGCCGCGCTCGGCCTGGAACTCGGCGACTGTCACACCATCCGCAACGCGGGCGGCGTGGTCACCGACGACGTCATCCGCTCCCTCACCATCAGCCAGCGGGCCCTGGGCACCCGCAGCGTCGTGCTGATCCACCACACCAACTGCGGCCTGGAGTCCCTCACCGAGGAGTTCCGGCACGAGCTGGAGATGGAGGTCGGGCAGCGTCCGGCCTGGGCCGTGGAGGCCTTCCGGGACGTCGACCAGGACGTGCGGCAGTCGATGCAGCGCGTGCGCACCTCGCCGTTCCTGGTGCACACCGACGACGTGCGCGGTTTCGTCTTCGACGTCAGGACGGGCCGGCTGCGCGAGATCGACCCCGCCTGA
- a CDS encoding AAA family ATPase — translation MTTYDDRASHGGAPARAEPGVGGDLAATVDRVRRSVEEVIEGKPEVVRLSLTVLLAEGHLLIEDVPGVGKTMLAKALARSIDCSVRRIQFTPDLLPSDITGVSIWDQQRRDFEFKPGAIFAQIVIGDEINRASPKTQSALLESLEERQVTIDGQTYELPSPFMVVATQNPVEMEGTYPLPEAQRDRFMARVSIGYPSPDAELQMLDVHGGVSPLEDLQPVAHAHEIVKLIEAVRGVHVAETVRRYAVDLVSATRTHPDLRLGASPRATLHLLRAAKASAALSGREYALPDDVQALAVAVLAHRLLPTAQAQLNRRTAEQVVQEILQHTPVPAAPQQSGGFGLGRGVPAYDRRHPRGL, via the coding sequence GTGACGACCTATGACGATCGAGCGAGCCATGGGGGAGCCCCCGCTCGAGCGGAACCGGGCGTGGGGGGTGATCTCGCCGCCACCGTGGACCGGGTCCGCCGTTCCGTGGAAGAAGTGATCGAGGGCAAGCCCGAGGTCGTACGGCTCTCACTGACCGTGCTGCTCGCCGAGGGGCATCTTCTGATCGAGGACGTTCCGGGGGTGGGCAAGACGATGCTCGCCAAGGCGCTGGCGCGGTCCATCGACTGTTCGGTGCGGCGCATCCAGTTCACGCCCGACCTGCTGCCGTCGGACATCACCGGCGTGTCCATCTGGGACCAGCAGCGCCGGGACTTCGAGTTCAAGCCGGGCGCCATCTTCGCGCAGATCGTGATCGGCGACGAGATCAACCGGGCCTCGCCCAAGACCCAGTCGGCGCTGCTGGAGTCCCTGGAGGAGCGGCAGGTCACCATCGACGGGCAGACCTACGAACTGCCCTCGCCGTTCATGGTGGTGGCCACCCAGAACCCGGTCGAGATGGAGGGCACCTACCCGCTGCCCGAGGCCCAGCGCGACCGCTTCATGGCCCGGGTGTCCATCGGTTACCCGAGCCCGGACGCCGAGTTGCAGATGCTGGACGTGCACGGCGGGGTGAGCCCGCTGGAAGACCTCCAGCCGGTGGCGCACGCGCACGAGATCGTGAAGCTGATCGAGGCCGTGCGCGGGGTGCACGTCGCCGAGACGGTCCGGCGGTACGCGGTGGACCTGGTCTCCGCCACCCGCACCCACCCCGACCTCAGACTCGGCGCCTCGCCGCGCGCGACGCTGCACCTGCTGCGCGCGGCGAAGGCGTCCGCCGCGCTGAGCGGCCGGGAGTACGCGCTGCCCGACGACGTGCAGGCACTGGCCGTGGCCGTCCTGGCCCACCGGCTGCTGCCCACCGCCCAGGCCCAGCTCAACCGGCGCACCGCCGAGCAGGTCGTCCAGGAGATCCTCCAGCACACCCCGGTGCCCGCGGCGCCCCAGCAGTCCGGCGGCTTCGGCCTGGGCCGCGGCGTGCCCGCGTACGACCGGCGGCACCCGCGGGGCCTGTGA
- a CDS encoding DUF58 domain-containing protein — protein MTDAGTAHAEDDHGERGGVRTALAGLTTRGRSFLAAGIAAAICAYVLGQGDLLRVGLLLAALPLVCVTVLLRTRYRVAGSRRLSPARVPAGSEARVHLRMDNVSRLPTGLLMLQDRVPYVLGPRPRFVLDRVEPGGRREVSYRVRSDLRGRYPLGPLQLRLTDPFGMCELTRSFSAHDTLTVIPRVEPLPPVRLSGDANGYGDGRQRSLALAGEDDVIPRGYRYGDDLRRVHWRSTARYGELMVRREEQPQRARCTVLLDTRALAYLGAGPDAAFEWAVSGAASVLVHMLERGFSVRLLTDTGSSVPGEGGGGFAGSGQEPADAAGLMMDTLAVIDHSDGAGLSRAYDVLRGGNEGLLVAFLGDLDEAQAAVAARMRQRSGGAVAFVLDSEAWAREPGDVPGPVSETDDRLRLLRDAGWTAVPVPRGARLDELWRRADRERTSAGAAGGTGLGGGRS, from the coding sequence ATGACGGACGCGGGGACGGCGCACGCGGAGGACGACCACGGGGAGCGGGGCGGCGTCCGCACCGCGCTGGCCGGTCTGACCACCCGCGGGCGTTCCTTCCTGGCCGCCGGCATCGCCGCCGCGATCTGCGCCTACGTCCTCGGCCAGGGCGACCTGCTGCGGGTCGGGCTGCTGCTGGCGGCGCTGCCGCTGGTGTGCGTCACGGTGCTCCTGCGCACGCGTTACCGGGTCGCCGGCAGCCGCCGGCTGTCCCCCGCGCGCGTGCCCGCCGGCAGCGAGGCCCGGGTGCACCTGCGGATGGACAATGTCTCGCGGCTGCCCACCGGCCTGCTGATGCTCCAGGACCGGGTGCCGTACGTACTCGGACCGCGGCCCCGTTTCGTGCTCGACCGGGTCGAGCCGGGCGGCCGCCGTGAGGTGTCCTACCGGGTCCGCTCCGACCTGCGCGGACGGTATCCGCTGGGCCCGCTGCAACTGCGGCTGACCGACCCCTTCGGGATGTGCGAACTGACCCGTTCCTTCTCCGCCCACGACACCCTGACCGTGATCCCGCGGGTTGAGCCGCTGCCCCCGGTGCGCCTGAGCGGCGACGCCAACGGGTACGGCGACGGGCGGCAGCGCTCGCTCGCCCTGGCCGGCGAGGACGACGTCATCCCGCGCGGCTACCGCTACGGCGACGACCTGCGCCGCGTGCACTGGCGGTCCACCGCGCGCTACGGCGAGCTGATGGTGCGCCGCGAGGAACAGCCGCAGCGCGCCCGCTGCACGGTGCTCCTCGACACCCGGGCGCTCGCCTACCTGGGCGCGGGCCCCGACGCGGCCTTCGAGTGGGCCGTCTCCGGCGCCGCGTCGGTCCTGGTCCACATGCTGGAGCGGGGCTTCTCGGTGCGGCTGCTGACCGACACCGGCAGTTCCGTGCCCGGCGAGGGCGGCGGCGGGTTCGCGGGGTCCGGCCAGGAGCCGGCGGACGCGGCCGGGCTGATGATGGACACCCTGGCCGTGATCGACCACTCCGACGGGGCGGGCCTGTCCCGCGCCTACGACGTGCTGCGCGGCGGCAACGAGGGACTGCTGGTGGCCTTCCTCGGCGACCTCGACGAGGCGCAGGCCGCGGTCGCCGCCAGGATGCGGCAGCGCAGCGGCGGCGCGGTCGCCTTCGTCCTGGACAGCGAGGCCTGGGCCCGGGAGCCGGGCGACGTACCGGGTCCCGTGTCCGAGACCGACGACCGCCTCCGGCTGCTGCGCGACGCGGGCTGGACGGCCGTGCCCGTACCCAGGGGCGCCCGCCTGGACGAGCTGTGGCGCCGGGCGGACCGGGAGCGCACGAGCGCGGGCGCGGCCGGTGGAACGGGACTGGGCGGGGGACGGTCATGA